In one window of Thalassophryne amazonica chromosome 9, fThaAma1.1, whole genome shotgun sequence DNA:
- the LOC117516907 gene encoding lysine-specific demethylase 6B-like isoform X3, with protein MYHPAELYSGRDTWDSYTPGGPNKGQWAPNSRPWAHTQRCQGGRNQSHQPSSSHLYNRGDRTTTHVDDKGISKGHRQPLHLWDGKDQLYKAQNWHHNSPRVFRNPGFPTGTGDCYKNWDSNVSNSMHWGPRQHRNSTDLQSSQGRWTPSDCRGTYPDRMINHRVPWKRPAPHQRRDHLHQHSPPPQHPVSFREDCPAKRRRNSSPEQSSHLGSKHLPSLAHAPSSSHHHHFNHDDWKPQNDRAGPYHLSDHRTSATQQQETSKVRAGNCLRKSNLTAPNQSGGSRPTHEKRGNPSPPADHTRVPYRHQHHHYHHQRHTGHHHRPGQHNPQLHCPEEKDPQSHRYKQSTELHQTQQRCNSREPGLSKTSGADSPIYSSFHCSPKDGGSATRSPPLPSSPSSYSATSNRKEPLTNHPFPPSKNGEQTLHGNPIHQMRPSPSHDMSCTSYGVLKSRVLVSDVKYRKPSQSQCSRQSPLSRRKANKSEVELKEHKNLHRKQKDKLAKKHKNGEVHKANTKREYRKLLKKKGIKSGACRKKKKEKATKKPSELHSKIKKREREKFTSTSVRSSSREAKICKTKDNMTSDKQRQLPTSKRKHKKKTERPEKASRKHQVSINTHDTSENHSSPHKVPHRDTSTKPSTKSPNHEMTRNPEKSPVIKQLVKFLSKNTNPKQSSGKPITVLFQSEGGTKTNSDDALPSLLHKALAPLSKVCSITIKRPMIGKDGGFGSILNAPDLQPVAVMGSLRETVDNPANSPPVLSWQGSPVSDLGEDEDDLEKGVISRPVLQPSPTQCFSPPHVDNDGTSDVNKEPCESVPSDFCHEDKADICGLSPTTKQTDEEEKVDKRDTSGSVVQLRHNKAGLDDVFKSLATFLGGQRVTCRGGPFGGVSSNITKAVKHCSSLGMGSETSHESVHTDSSKPSNLSPTHTTSETLLKSHNPTDASEPPTGTSILEKTENHVSDKKEAQDTKVVPERTESSLLEGSLSAELRLTTTHAASLTGLLTVTTKGDTEDLRDPERKRKQKSKDGKQEVEIPRKRNKKDSSVICKRHKNNKVNQKRGLEKRKKHKTSSLSSTEAISRKPPRPVKDCQKGPIPQENETPEEKWTQQEKTHTGKAEQVPVIETNKENSELENKIVTAAENKDNKTSSSVPSLTIGTSHLNVLTTRYEPPCSLNPVDPLKLKAMPITLTKELKIVLIRMKTDGRRTFSISEVEGQRIPLSKCSIENTATEVIRACKGATVKGKFKESYLFSASSVKPNMAIEIAIPREKLNPPTPSIYLESKRDAFSPILLQFCTDPKNAVTVIRGLAGSLRLNLGLFSTKSLVEANADHAVEVRTQVQQPADENWNPNSSSQIWPCESSRSHTTIAKYAQYQASSFQESLQEEKESESEEDGQQPSEPSATTKAALTSAKSKNSKANSAPVICKTHTVKATGTHSSVHKPVGKIIKFGTNIDLSDPKRWKPQLQELLKLPAFMRVESNNNMLSHVGHTILGMNSVQLYMKVPGSRTPGHQENNNFCSVNINIGPGDCEWFAVHEHYWEAINEFCDKHGVDYLTGSWWPVLEDLYSSNIPVYRFIQRPGDLVWINAGTVHWVQAVGWCNNIAWNVGPLNCKLQQEPKMKRETCFSSNVLPNISF; from the exons ATGTATCACCCAGCAGAGCTGTACTCTGGCCGTGACACATGGGACTCCTACACACCTGGAGGACCAAACAAAGGACAATGGGCTCCTAACAGTCGACCCTGGGCCCACACACAGAG ATGCCAAGGAGGACGCAATCAATCACATCAACCATCGTCAAGCCATCTTTATAATAG gGGGGACAGAACAACTACCCATGTGGATGACAAGGGTATTTCTAAGGGGCACAGGCAGCctttacatctttgggatggcaaAGACCAGCTGTATAAGGCCCAGAACTGGCATCACAACTCTCCACGTGTATTCCGCAACCCAGGTTTTCCAACAGGAACGGGAGACTGCTACAAAAACTGGGACAGTAATGTCAGCAACTCCATG CATTGGGGCCCTCGCCAACATCGCAACAGCACAGACCTCCAGTCCTCACAAGGAAGGTGGACCCCTTCAGACTGCCGCGGAACCTACCCAGACAGAATGATAAACCACAGAGTGCCCTGGAAACGGCCAGCTCCCCACCAGCGGCGAGATCACCTGCACCAGCACAGTCCACCCCCACAGCACCCTGTGTCTTTTAGAGAAGATTGTCCTGCAAAGAGGCGGAGGAACTCCAGTCCTGAACAG TCATCTCATCTGGGCTCAAAGCATTTACCATCACTAGCCCACGCCCCGTCATCATCTCACCACCACCACTTCAACCATGACGACTGGAAACCTCAAAATGACAGGGCAGGTCCTTACCATCTCTCCGACCACaggacctcagcaacacagcaacAG GAAACCTCAAAAGTGCGTGCTGGAAATTGCCTTCGTAAAAGTAACCTAACAGCTCCTAACCAGAGCGGTGGCAGCCGACCAACACACGAAAAAAGAGGGAACCCCTCTCCACCAGCAGACCACACCCGTGTGCCTTACCGCCACCAACACCATCATTACCACCATCAGCGGCACACAGGCCACCACCACAGACCAGGACAGCACAACCCCCAGCTCCACTGTCCGGAGGAAAAAGACCCACAGAGTCACCGTTACAAGCAAAGCACA GAACTTCATCAAACTCAGCAAAGGTGCAATTCAAGGGAACCAGGCCTCTCTAAGACCTCTGGTGCAGATTCTCCAATCTATTCATCCTTCCATTGCAGTCCTAAAGATGGTGGCTCAGCTACCAGGAGTCCACCTCTTCCTTCCAGTCCTTCTTCATACTCTGCAACTAGTAACAGAAAAGAACCACTGACCAATCATCCGTTTCCCCCTAGTAAAAATGGAGAACAGACCCTCCACGGAAACCCAATCCACCAGATGAGACCGAGCCCGTCACATGACATGTCTTGTACATCTTATGGAGTCCTAAAATCCAGGGTTCTTGTCTCCGATGTGAAATACAGAAAGCCATCACAGTCTCAGTGCTCTCGACAGTCTCCTTTAAGCAGAAGAAAAGCAAACAAGTCTGAGGTGGAGCTGAAAGAGCATAAAAACCTTCACCGTAAGCAAAAAGATAAGCTGgcgaaaaaacataaaaatggtgAAGTTCACAAGGCAAACACAAAGCGTGAATACAGAAAACTTTTGAAGAAAAAAGGGATCAAAAGTGGGGcttgcagaaaaaagaaaaaggagaaaGCAACAAAGAAGCCCAGTGAGTTGCATTCTAAAAttaagaaaagagaaagagaaaagtTCACTTCCACTTCAGTACGTTCCTCTTCAAGAGAGGCCAAAATTTGTAAGACGAAGGATAATATGACCTCAGATAAGCAGCGCCAGTTGCCAACTTCCAAACGCAAGCACAAGAAGAAAACTGAGAGACCAGAGAAGGCATCAAGGAAACACCAAGTATCCATCAATACTCACGACACCTCAGAGAATCATTCATCCCCTCATAAAGTTCCTCACAGAGACACATCAACAAAACCATCCACAAAATCCCCAAATCACGAAATGACCCGCAACCCTGAAAAATCCCCTGTTATTAAACAACTAGTGAAGTTTCTATCCAAGAACACCAACCCCAAACAGAGCAGCGGTAAGCCCATCACAGTGTTGTTCCAGTCCGAAGGTGGAACCAAAACAAACTCAGATGACGCACTTCCTTCCCTCTTGCACAAAGCCTTAGCACCTCTCAGTAAAGTGTGTTCCATCACCATCAAGCGGCCCATGATTGGTAAAGATGGTGGATTTGGGTCCATTCTTAATGCCCCAGACCTGCAGCCAGTTGCTGTAATGGGCAGTTTGAGGGAAACAGTAGACAACCCTGCCAACAGCCCTCCTGTACTCAGCTGGCAAGGCTCTCCAGTATCAGAtttgggagaagatgaggatgatcTAGAAAAGGGTGTGATAAGTAGACCCGTCCTGCAGCCAAGCCCTACCCAGTGCTTTTCTCCTCCTCATGTAGACAATGATGGCACCAGTGATGTGAACAAGGAGCCATGTGAAAGTGTACCATCAGATTTTTGCCATGAGGATAAGGCAGACATTTGTGGTTTATCTCCTACAACCAAACAAACTGATGAGGAAGAAAAGGTAGACAAGAGGGACACATCTGGTTCCGTGGTTCAACTTCGTCACAATAAGGCAGGATTGGATGATGTCTTTAAGAGCCTTGCCACGTTTCTTGGAGGTCAGAGAGTTACATGTCGAGGTGGTCCATTTGGGGGTGTTTCCAGTAACATCACAAAGGCGGTGAAGCACTGTTCTTCGCTTGGAATGGGGTCAGAGACCTCCCACGAATCAGTTCACACAGATTCTTCCAAACCCAGTAACCTATCACCGACTCACACCACCTCAGAAACTCTGTTGAAGtcccataatcccacagatgcgAGTGAACCTCCCACTGGCACCAGCATTCTGGAAAAGACTGAGAATCACGTAAGTGACAAAAAAGAGGCCCAGGATACTAAAGTTGTTCCTGAGAGGACCGAGTCATCTCTGCTGGAAGGGTCGCTGAGTGCTGAGCTGAGACTGACCACCACACATGCAGCTTCGCTCACCGGCCTCCTCACTGTAACCACCAAGGGAGACACAGAAGACCTCAGAGATCCAGAGCGAAAAAGGAAACAAAAGTCCAAGGATGGAAAACAAGAAGTAGAGATACCgcgtaaaagaaacaaaaaagacagcagtgtcatctgcaaacgtcacaaaaacaacaaagtaaaTCAAAAAAGAGGtttggaaaaaaggaaaaaacataaaacttcTTCTTTATCATCAACTGAAGCCATCTCCAGAAAGCCACCGAGACCTGTTAAAGACTGTCAGAAGGGCCCGATTCCTCAGGAAAATGAAACCCCAGAGGAAAAATGGACCCAGCAAGAGAAGACGCACACTGGGAAAGCTGAGCAAGTGCCAGTCATAGAAACGAATAAAGAAAACAGTGAACTAGAAAACAAGATAGTTACGGCAGCTGAAAACAAAGACAACAAGACCTCAAGCTCAGTGCCAAGTCTAACAATCGGTACATCCCATCTAAATGTCTTGACAACACGATATGAACCTCCATGTTCATTAAATCCAGTGGACcccctcaaactgaaagcaatgcCAATAACTTTGACAAAGGAACTCAAGATTGTCTTGATTAGAATGAAAACTGATGGCCGTCGAACATTCAGCATATCAGAGGTGGAGGGTCAAAGAATCCCACTTTCCAAGTGCAGCATTGAAAACACAGCCACTGAAGTCATTCGAGCTTGCAA AGGGGCGACAGTAAAGGGAAAATTTAAGGAGTCTTACCTGTTCTCTGCCTCCTCTGTCAAACCAAACATGGCCATTGAGATTGCCATTCCTCGGGAAAAACTGAACCCTCCCACACCAAGTATCTAT TTGGAGAGCAAGAGAGATGCATTCTCTCCAATTTTGCTTCAGTTCTGCACTGATCCCAAAAATGCTGTGACAGTCATCAGAGGCCTAGCTGGCTCGCTCCGTCTTA ACCTTGGTCTGTTCTCCACCAAATCTCTGGTGGAAGCCAATGCTGACCATGCAGTGGAAGTGAGGACTCAGGTTCAGCAGCCTGCTGATGAAAACTGGAACCCCAACAGCTCAAGCCAGATTTGGCCCTGCGAAAGCAGCCGTTCACACACCACCATTGCCAAATACGCCCAGTACCAAGCCTCCAGCTTTCAGGAGAGCCTGCAG GAGGAAAAGGAGAGTGAGAGTGAGGAGGATGGACAGCAGCCCTCAGAGCCTTCAGCCACCACTAAAGCTGCTCTGACCTCAGCCAAAAGTAAAAACAGCAAAGCCAACTCTGCTCCTGTCATCTGCAAAACCCACACTGTCAAAGCTACCGGCACACACAG TTCGGTGCATAAACCTGTGGGAAAGATCATCAAATTTGGGACCAACATTGACCTCTCTGACCCTAAAAG GTGGAAGCCACAGCTGCAGGAGCTCCTGAAGCTGCCGGCGTTCATGCGTGTGGAATCCAACAACAACATGCTCAGTCATGTCGGCCACACGATCCTCGGCATGAACTCTGTCCAGCTGTACATGAAGGTTCCAGGCAGCCGCACACCAG GTCACCAAGAGAACAACAATTTCTGCTCAGTCAACATCAACATTGGGCCCGGTGACTGTGAGTGGTTTGCTGTCCACGAACATTACTGGGAGGCAATCAACGAGTTCTGTGACAA GCATGGAGTAGATTATCTTACAGGCTCTTGGTGGCCAGTCCTGGAAGACCTCTACAGCTCCAACATTCCTGTGTACCGCTTCATCCAGAGACCCGGTGACCTGGTGTGGATTAACGCAGGGACTGTGCACTGGGTCCAAGCTGTGGGCTGGTGCAACAACATCGCCTGGAATGTGGGACCGCTGAACTGTAAGTTACAACAAGAACCAAAGATGAAGAGAGAGACGTGTT TTTCCTCTAACGTGCTGCCTAACATCAGCTTTTAA